The proteins below come from a single Candidatus Bathyarchaeia archaeon genomic window:
- a CDS encoding secondary thiamine-phosphate synthase enzyme YjbQ, translated as MFRLDVKTKRKVEFIDITDSVRQVVSREGVEEGVCYLFVPHTTAGITINENADPSVVQDITTALSKLVDFMPFQHLEGNSPAHVKSSLMGCSLSIPVENGKLALGTWQGIYFCEFDGPRSRKLYVNIMKLK; from the coding sequence ATGTTTAGGCTAGATGTGAAAACGAAACGTAAGGTTGAGTTCATCGACATCACCGACAGTGTGCGACAGGTTGTTTCAAGGGAGGGGGTGGAAGAAGGGGTTTGCTACCTGTTTGTCCCTCATACCACGGCTGGAATAACGATAAATGAGAATGCTGACCCCTCAGTTGTACAGGACATCACGACGGCCCTAAGCAAGTTGGTAGATTTCATGCCCTTTCAACACCTTGAAGGAAACTCGCCAGCTCATGTGAAATCTAGCTTGATGGGATGCTCGTTAAGCATTCCTGTCGAGAACGGGAAACTTGCGTTAGGGACTTGGCAAGGGATATATTTCTGCGAGTTCGACGGGCCTAGAAGTCGAAAACTATACGTGAATATTATGAAGTTGAAATGA
- a CDS encoding CBS domain-containing protein, which yields MSKPVLKAEASDKVVHVLELMAEKGVGSVVIVKDGSPVGILTERDIVKKIVKDRSTLDRKVEAVMSRPLITVTPETGVFEALNLMRKNKIRRLPVVSDGKLEGIVTDKDLLYWVLRMAYTPYPAP from the coding sequence ATGAGTAAACCGGTTTTAAAGGCTGAAGCTTCGGACAAGGTGGTACATGTTCTTGAGTTGATGGCTGAGAAGGGTGTAGGTAGCGTTGTAATCGTTAAGGATGGTAGTCCTGTCGGCATATTGACTGAAAGGGACATCGTGAAAAAGATCGTTAAGGATAGAAGTACGTTGGATAGAAAGGTGGAGGCGGTTATGAGTAGACCGCTCATCACGGTTACCCCGGAAACAGGGGTCTTCGAAGCCCTAAACCTGATGAGGAAAAATAAGATCAGGAGGCTGCCGGTTGTCAGTGACGGAAAGCTTGAAGGCATAGTAACGGACAAGGATCTCTTATACTG